The Brachionichthys hirsutus isolate HB-005 chromosome 11, CSIRO-AGI_Bhir_v1, whole genome shotgun sequence genome includes a window with the following:
- the LOC137901220 gene encoding tripartite motif-containing protein 3-like isoform X1, translated as MSVTMAKRETGSTSPVVRQIDKQFLVCSICLDHYQNPKVLPCLHTFCEKCLQNYIPPQSLTLSCPVCRQTSILPEKGVAALQNNFFITNLMEVLQRDPECSRPEACNVLESASAATASQPLSCPNHEGKVMEFYCESCETAMCLECTEGEHREHVTVPLRDVLEQHKSALKNQLDTVRNRLPQLTAALDLVNEISKQLTERKNEAVTEISKTFEELEKALHQRKRALVTEVENICGTKQKVLQAQLTSLLQGKENIQSSCNFTEQALSHGSATEVLLVQKQMGERVSALARHSFPEHPHENGHLECQVETDGLRRSIQNLGVLITTGAVGHTSVATGEGLRHALVCQHATVTVTTKDKDGELVKTGNAALRAEIVSADGACTEAEVVDNKNGTYEVGYTIRSEGEFSFSLLLYEQPVRGSPFRLRAVKPSDVLQSPEDVKRRVKSPSGGGGHVRQKAVRRPSSMYSTTKKKENPIEDELIYRVGTRGRDKGEFTNLQGISSSSNGRIVVADSNNQCIQVFSNDGQYKMRFGVRGRTPGQLQRPTGVAVDVNGDIIVADYDNRWISIFSSDGKFKNKIGAGRLMGPKGVAVDKNGHIITVDNKACCVFIFQSNGKLVTKFGARGTSDRHFAEKSGANIALEQKLSKSGPVFSPHFVSVNNKNEIVVTDFHNHSVKVYNADGEFLFKFGSHGEGNGQFNAPTGVAVDANGNIIVADWGNSRIQVFDSSGSFLSYINTSADPLYGPQGLALTSDGHVAVADSGNHCFKVYRYLQ; from the exons ATGTCTGTCACCATGGCAAAGCGTGAGACTGGCAGCACCAGCCCTGTGGTCAGGCAGATAGACAAGCAGTTCCTGGTCTGCAGCATTTGCTTGGATCATTATCAAAACCCCAAAGTCCTGCCTTGTCTGCACACCTTCTGTGAGAA ATGTCTACAGAACTACATCCCCCCTCAGTCCTTGACACTGTCCTGCCCAGTGTGCAGACAGACATCCATCTTGCCAGAAAAGGGCGTGGCAGCCTTACAGAACAACTTCTTCATCACGAACCTAATGGAGGTATTGCAGCGAGACCCAGAGTGCAGCCGACCAGAGGCCTGTAACGTTCTCGAGTCAGCCAGTGCAGCGACAGCTTCTCAACCCCTCTCCTGCCCCAACCACGAGGGCAAA GTGATGGAGTTCTACTGCGAGTCATGTGAAACAGCCATGTGCTTGGAGTGCACTGAAGGAGAGCACAGGGAACACGTGACGGTTCCTTTGAGGGATGTTCTGGAACAGCATAAGTCTGCACTAAAAAATCAGTTAGACACCGTGCGCAACAG ACTACCTCAGCTTACGGCTGCCCTGGACCTTGTGAACGAGATCTCCAAGCAGCTTACGGAGCGCAAAAATGAAGCAgtgactgaaatcagtaaaacgtttgaggagctggagaaggcctTGCACCAACGCAAGAGAGCCCTCGTAACTGAAGTGGAAAATATCTGCGGCACCAAACAGAAG GTGCTTCAAGCCCAGCTGACCTCTCTGCTTCAGGGTAAAGAGAATATCCAAAGCAGCTGCAACTTCACGGAGCAGGCCTTGAGCCACGGCAGCGCCACTGAGGTCCTATTGGTCCAGAAACAGATGGGTGAGCGGGTCAGCGCCCTGGCGCGACACAGCTTTCCTGAACATCCTCACGAAAATGGGCATCTTGAGTGCCAGGTGGAGACGGATGGACTGAGGCGGTCCATCCAGAACCTGGGAGTCCTGATCACAACAGGGGCTGTGGGCCACACCAGCGTTGCCACGGGGGAAGGTCTGCGACATGCATTGGTTTGCCAGCACGCAACTGTCACAGTCACAACTAAAGACAAAGACGGTGAACTGGTGAAGACTGGCAATGCTGCTCTGAGGGCAGAGATCGTCTCTGCAGATGGAGCGTGCACTGAGGCCGAGGTGGTGGACAACAAGAATGGCACCTATGAGGTCGGCTATACGATCCGCTCAGAGGGAGAATTCAGCTTCTCCTTGCTGCTGTATGAGCAGCCCGTGAGGGGAAGCCCGTTCCGTTTGCGGGCTGTCAAACCGTCGGACGTCCTGCAGTCGCCAGAGGACGTGAAGAGAAGAGTGAAATCCccgagtggaggaggaggtcatgTTCGACAGAAAGCTGTACGCAGGCCCTCCAGCATGTACAGCACCaccaagaaaaaagaaaacccaatcGAGGATGAGCTGATCTACAGAGTCG GGACACGAGGACGAGATAAAGGAGAGTTCACTAACCTACAAGGCATCTCATCCTCCAGCAATGGCCGGATTGTGGTGGCAGACAGCAACAACCAGTGCATTCAG GTGTTTTCAAATGATGGCCAGTATAAAATGAGGTTTGGGGTCAGGGGTCGTACACCGGGGCAGCTGCAGCGCCCCACGGGGGTCGCAGTGGACGTGAACGGTGACATAATTGTGGCCGACTATGACAACAGATGGATCAGCATCTTCTCTTCTGATGGCAAGTTCAAG AACAAAATTGGTGCTGGAAGACTGATGGGACCCAAAGGTGTGGCTGTGGATAAGAACGGGCATATCATCACTGTTGACAATAAGGCCTGCTGTGTCTTCATCTTCCAATCAAATGGAAAGCTGGTGACAAAGTTCGGAGCGAGAGGGACGTCAGACAGACACTTTGCTG aaaagAGTGGTGCAAACATTGCACTGGAACAAAAGCTTAGTAAATCTGGCCCTGTTTTCA GTCCCCACTTTGTATCCGTaaataacaaaaatgaaattgtgGTAACAGACTTTCATAACCATTCAGTGAAG GTGTACAATGCAGATGGGGAGTTCCTGTTTAAGTTTGGCTCCCATGGAGAAGGGAATGGCCAATTCAATGCTCCAACAGGTGTAGCTGTGGATGCCAATGGGAATATTATTGTTGCTGACTGGGGCAACAGTCGGATCCAG GTGTTTGACAGCTCTGGGTCCTTCCTGTCCTACATCAACACATCAGCAGACCCTCTCTATGGACCTCAGGGCCTGGCCCTCACATCGGACGGTCATGTGGCTGTGGCAGATTCTGGGAATCATTGCTTCAAGGTCTACCGTTACCTGCAGTAG
- the LOC137901731 gene encoding general transcription factor II-I repeat domain-containing protein 2B-like: MCVFIRMVFSDLTAKEELLTVLAMKEHARGEEVFLSFKNFIEKTPLPVYNLVSVTTDGAPAMVGPVDGFIAKCREDDAFPDFLNYHCVIHQQALCAKILNMKEIMDVATKIACSIRARSLQRWLFGAHLEKADSDVRWLSRGKFLQIFRELYPEIKEFFCEAGHAEYVLLNDAQWLDLAFLTDLTNMLNDLNLELQGKDKTVINMISSVNAFKLKMKHHSSKLQRHDLANFQNLALELETQGKASVQLDGARYTEQIDNCLSEFDNRFQDFSLIEPVATFMCYPFREDADVDSLASKIATLFHLNCSGVENEILTLQADIELKSRPRGQVWNLLTEEKYPNMRKCAASFTALCGSTYLCESALSHMKIIKSKYRSTMTDEHLEVCLRLAVSSYCPDYASLADSSQCKSSK, from the coding sequence ATGTGCGTCTTCATTCGTATGGTGTTTAGTGATCTCACTGCGAAAGAGGAGCTATTAACAGTACTTGCCATGAAAGAACACGCACGAGGAGAGGAGGTATTTCTGTcgtttaaaaactttattgagaAAACTCCGCTTCCAGTGTACAACTTGGTGTCTGTCACCACGGACGGAGCGCCCGCAATGGTTGGCCCCGTGGATGGATTTATTGCCAAGTGCAGGGAGGACGACGCTTTCCCAGACTTCTTGAATTACCATTGCGTAATCCACCAACAAGCGTTATGCGCTAAAATCCTTAACATGAAAGAGATCATGGATGTGGCAACGAAGATCGCCTGTTCTATTCGAGCCAGATCTCTTCAAAGATGGTTATTCGGTGCACATCTTGAGAAGGCTGACTCTGATGTGAGATGGCTGAGTCGAGGGAAATTCCTACAAATATTTCGAGAGCTCTATCCGGAGATTAAGGAGTTTTTCTGCGAGGCTGGACATGCAGAATACGTGCTGTTAAATGACGCTCAGTGGCTGGACTTGGCATTTTTAACCGATCTGACAAACATGCTGAATGATCTTAATCTAGAGCTgcaaggaaaagacaaaacagtgATTAACATGATTAGCTCAGTTAATGCGTTCAAACTAAAGATGAAACATCACTCCTCAAAGCTCCAGCGTCATGATTTGGCAAATTTCCAGAACCTGGCGTTGGAACTGGAGACGCAAGGGAAGGCCAGTGTGCAACTTGACGGCGCTCGCTACACGGAGCAGATTGACAATTGTCTGTCGGAGTTTGACAATCGCTTTCAAGACTTTTCTTTGATCGAGCCAGTCGCTACATTCATGTGCTATCCTTTTCGggaagatgctgatgttgatTCACTCGCATCAAAAATAGCAACACTGTTTCACCTGAACTGTTCCGGAGTGGAAAATGAAATTTTGACTCTTCAAGCCGACATCGAACTTAAGTCAAGACCTCGTGGACAGGTCTGGAACTTGCTCACGGAGGAAAAGTACCCCAACATGAGGAAGTGTGCTGCCTCCTTCACTGCGTTATGCGgctccacttatttatgcgAGTCAGCCTTGTCTCACATGAAGATCATTAAGTCCAAGTACCGTTCCACCATGACTGATGAACATTTGGAAGTGTGCTTGAGGCTGGCTGTCAGCAGCTACTGTCCGGACTATGCATCCCTGGCTGATTCAAGTCAATGCAAGTCATCAAAGTAA
- the LOC137901220 gene encoding tripartite motif-containing protein 3-like isoform X2, whose product MSVTMAKRETGSTSPVVRQIDKQFLVCSICLDHYQNPKVLPCLHTFCEKCLQNYIPPQSLTLSCPVCRQTSILPEKGVAALQNNFFITNLMEVLQRDPECSRPEACNVLESASAATASQPLSCPNHEGKVMEFYCESCETAMCLECTEGEHREHVTVPLRDVLEQHKSALKNQLDTVRNRLPQLTAALDLVNEISKQLTERKNEAVTEISKTFEELEKALHQRKRALVTEVENICGTKQKVLQAQLTSLLQGKENIQSSCNFTEQALSHGSATEVLLVQKQMGERVSALARHSFPEHPHENGHLECQVETDGLRRSIQNLGVLITTGAVGHTSVATGEGLRHALVCQHATVTVTTKDKDGELVKTGNAALRAEIVSADGACTEAEVVDNKNGTYEVGYTIRSEGEFSFSLLLYEQPVRGSPFRLRAVKPSDVLQSPEDVKRRVKSPSGGGGHVRQKAVRRPSSMYSTTKKKENPIEDELIYRVGTRGRDKGEFTNLQGISSSSNGRIVVADSNNQCIQVFSNDGQYKMRFGVRGRTPGQLQRPTGVAVDVNGDIIVADYDNRWISIFSSDGKFKNKIGAGRLMGPKGVAVDKNGHIITVDNKACCVFIFQSNGKLVTKFGARGTSDRHFAGPHFVSVNNKNEIVVTDFHNHSVKVYNADGEFLFKFGSHGEGNGQFNAPTGVAVDANGNIIVADWGNSRIQVFDSSGSFLSYINTSADPLYGPQGLALTSDGHVAVADSGNHCFKVYRYLQ is encoded by the exons ATGTCTGTCACCATGGCAAAGCGTGAGACTGGCAGCACCAGCCCTGTGGTCAGGCAGATAGACAAGCAGTTCCTGGTCTGCAGCATTTGCTTGGATCATTATCAAAACCCCAAAGTCCTGCCTTGTCTGCACACCTTCTGTGAGAA ATGTCTACAGAACTACATCCCCCCTCAGTCCTTGACACTGTCCTGCCCAGTGTGCAGACAGACATCCATCTTGCCAGAAAAGGGCGTGGCAGCCTTACAGAACAACTTCTTCATCACGAACCTAATGGAGGTATTGCAGCGAGACCCAGAGTGCAGCCGACCAGAGGCCTGTAACGTTCTCGAGTCAGCCAGTGCAGCGACAGCTTCTCAACCCCTCTCCTGCCCCAACCACGAGGGCAAA GTGATGGAGTTCTACTGCGAGTCATGTGAAACAGCCATGTGCTTGGAGTGCACTGAAGGAGAGCACAGGGAACACGTGACGGTTCCTTTGAGGGATGTTCTGGAACAGCATAAGTCTGCACTAAAAAATCAGTTAGACACCGTGCGCAACAG ACTACCTCAGCTTACGGCTGCCCTGGACCTTGTGAACGAGATCTCCAAGCAGCTTACGGAGCGCAAAAATGAAGCAgtgactgaaatcagtaaaacgtttgaggagctggagaaggcctTGCACCAACGCAAGAGAGCCCTCGTAACTGAAGTGGAAAATATCTGCGGCACCAAACAGAAG GTGCTTCAAGCCCAGCTGACCTCTCTGCTTCAGGGTAAAGAGAATATCCAAAGCAGCTGCAACTTCACGGAGCAGGCCTTGAGCCACGGCAGCGCCACTGAGGTCCTATTGGTCCAGAAACAGATGGGTGAGCGGGTCAGCGCCCTGGCGCGACACAGCTTTCCTGAACATCCTCACGAAAATGGGCATCTTGAGTGCCAGGTGGAGACGGATGGACTGAGGCGGTCCATCCAGAACCTGGGAGTCCTGATCACAACAGGGGCTGTGGGCCACACCAGCGTTGCCACGGGGGAAGGTCTGCGACATGCATTGGTTTGCCAGCACGCAACTGTCACAGTCACAACTAAAGACAAAGACGGTGAACTGGTGAAGACTGGCAATGCTGCTCTGAGGGCAGAGATCGTCTCTGCAGATGGAGCGTGCACTGAGGCCGAGGTGGTGGACAACAAGAATGGCACCTATGAGGTCGGCTATACGATCCGCTCAGAGGGAGAATTCAGCTTCTCCTTGCTGCTGTATGAGCAGCCCGTGAGGGGAAGCCCGTTCCGTTTGCGGGCTGTCAAACCGTCGGACGTCCTGCAGTCGCCAGAGGACGTGAAGAGAAGAGTGAAATCCccgagtggaggaggaggtcatgTTCGACAGAAAGCTGTACGCAGGCCCTCCAGCATGTACAGCACCaccaagaaaaaagaaaacccaatcGAGGATGAGCTGATCTACAGAGTCG GGACACGAGGACGAGATAAAGGAGAGTTCACTAACCTACAAGGCATCTCATCCTCCAGCAATGGCCGGATTGTGGTGGCAGACAGCAACAACCAGTGCATTCAG GTGTTTTCAAATGATGGCCAGTATAAAATGAGGTTTGGGGTCAGGGGTCGTACACCGGGGCAGCTGCAGCGCCCCACGGGGGTCGCAGTGGACGTGAACGGTGACATAATTGTGGCCGACTATGACAACAGATGGATCAGCATCTTCTCTTCTGATGGCAAGTTCAAG AACAAAATTGGTGCTGGAAGACTGATGGGACCCAAAGGTGTGGCTGTGGATAAGAACGGGCATATCATCACTGTTGACAATAAGGCCTGCTGTGTCTTCATCTTCCAATCAAATGGAAAGCTGGTGACAAAGTTCGGAGCGAGAGGGACGTCAGACAGACACTTTGCTG GTCCCCACTTTGTATCCGTaaataacaaaaatgaaattgtgGTAACAGACTTTCATAACCATTCAGTGAAG GTGTACAATGCAGATGGGGAGTTCCTGTTTAAGTTTGGCTCCCATGGAGAAGGGAATGGCCAATTCAATGCTCCAACAGGTGTAGCTGTGGATGCCAATGGGAATATTATTGTTGCTGACTGGGGCAACAGTCGGATCCAG GTGTTTGACAGCTCTGGGTCCTTCCTGTCCTACATCAACACATCAGCAGACCCTCTCTATGGACCTCAGGGCCTGGCCCTCACATCGGACGGTCATGTGGCTGTGGCAGATTCTGGGAATCATTGCTTCAAGGTCTACCGTTACCTGCAGTAG